In a genomic window of Acidilobus saccharovorans 345-15:
- the rrp41 gene encoding exosome complex exonuclease Rrp41: MHVRPAKFFDENGRRLDGRLPDEMRPVDMKVGVLSNADGSAIVSYGKTKVLAAVYGPREPLQKYTVLPDRASLFVRYHMAPFSTEERKSPVPTRREVEISKVLREALEPVVITELFPRTVIEVYVEVLQSDGGTRTASATAASLALADAGIPMRALVAGVAIGKVDNVVVLDLNEPEDNFGEADMPVVAAPDLGLITLFQLNGVMTVEETQKGLDMALKAISELVEKEKQTLRSSIEEVDVE, translated from the coding sequence ATGCACGTAAGGCCAGCTAAGTTCTTCGACGAAAACGGCAGAAGGCTTGACGGAAGGTTACCTGACGAGATGAGGCCCGTAGATATGAAAGTTGGCGTCTTAAGCAACGCCGACGGATCGGCCATAGTTTCCTATGGTAAAACTAAAGTCTTAGCAGCTGTTTATGGACCCAGGGAGCCTTTACAAAAATACACTGTATTGCCTGACAGGGCGTCATTGTTCGTCAGATATCACATGGCTCCCTTCTCTACGGAGGAGCGCAAGAGCCCTGTACCGACCAGAAGAGAAGTGGAGATCTCTAAGGTTCTAAGGGAGGCCTTAGAGCCCGTCGTAATAACGGAACTCTTCCCACGCACTGTAATAGAGGTCTATGTAGAAGTGCTCCAATCCGACGGAGGCACCAGGACGGCCAGCGCGACCGCAGCCTCGTTAGCCCTCGCTGACGCCGGCATACCTATGAGGGCCTTGGTAGCCGGAGTTGCCATCGGCAAGGTAGACAACGTTGTAGTGCTAGATCTTAACGAGCCTGAGGATAACTTTGGTGAGGCCGATATGCCTGTAGTGGCTGCGCCTGACCTGGGTCTGATAACGCTGTTCCAGCTCAACGGCGTTATGACTGTGGAGGAGACACAAAAGGGCCTTGATATGGCACTTAAAGCTATAAGCGAGCTAGTTGAAAAGGAAAAGCAGACCCTAAGGAGCTCCATAGAGGAGGTCGATGTGGAGTGA
- the rrp4 gene encoding exosome complex RNA-binding protein Rrp4 gives MSQEEKVKKVLVLPGDKVEGIKQAQNIYLFDYNGEKRAAVAGLLDIKDEGASFVPLKGFYFPNEGDIVIGLVTSHAAANWFLDINSPYQATLSIQDFFGVKQGGQVPDDPFTYLKIGDYVKARIVAFDRVRSPALTVQDKGLGRITEGTVVTVRPVKVPRIIGKKGSMIETIKSASGCDVFVAVNGRVHITCQNEILQEIVAEAIKMIETQSHTTGLTARVKQFIEEERRVRGV, from the coding sequence GTGAGCCAAGAGGAGAAGGTTAAAAAGGTGTTAGTGCTGCCGGGGGATAAGGTAGAGGGAATCAAGCAGGCCCAGAACATTTACCTCTTTGATTATAACGGAGAGAAGAGAGCTGCAGTCGCCGGACTATTAGATATAAAGGATGAGGGCGCTTCCTTCGTGCCGCTGAAGGGCTTTTACTTCCCCAATGAGGGCGATATAGTAATTGGCCTAGTGACTTCTCACGCTGCCGCCAACTGGTTCCTCGACATAAACTCGCCTTACCAGGCCACGCTCAGCATCCAGGACTTCTTCGGGGTCAAGCAGGGAGGCCAAGTTCCCGACGATCCGTTTACATACCTAAAAATAGGTGACTACGTTAAGGCAAGAATCGTTGCCTTTGATAGAGTGAGGAGCCCTGCCCTTACGGTTCAGGACAAGGGCTTGGGGAGGATTACAGAGGGCACTGTGGTTACCGTGAGGCCAGTTAAGGTGCCAAGGATAATAGGCAAAAAGGGCTCAATGATAGAGACTATAAAGAGCGCCAGCGGCTGCGATGTCTTTGTCGCGGTAAACGGAAGAGTGCATATAACTTGCCAGAACGAGATCCTTCAGGAAATAGTGGCCGAGGCCATAAAGATGATTGAGACTCAGTCCCACACGACAGGTCTCACGGCCAGGGTGAAGCAGTTTATAGAGGAGGAGAGAAGGGTTAGGGGGGTCTGA
- a CDS encoding ribosome assembly factor SBDS — MPKKQDYVIAWIDIKGQHFEILVKPDEAFKFKEGEKVSISDVLWSDTVYKDVRKGLKASPEAIKKAFGTDDINSIAERILKEGQIQITEEERRKIIEMKRRQIITYIARNAVDPKSGSPIPEQRIENLFEELRIGVDPFRPVEQQALEAIKKMATVIPIKIARALVEVTIPPEFAGRAIGEVKRLGDVKKTTWLDDGSLKVELEIPAGMQLEVIDKIQGLTRGQAQINVKVSSQ, encoded by the coding sequence TTGCCTAAAAAGCAGGACTACGTAATTGCCTGGATTGATATAAAGGGGCAGCACTTTGAGATCCTGGTGAAGCCCGACGAGGCCTTTAAGTTCAAGGAAGGAGAAAAGGTATCTATATCAGATGTGCTCTGGTCCGACACTGTCTACAAGGATGTTAGAAAGGGGTTGAAGGCCAGCCCAGAGGCCATCAAGAAGGCCTTCGGTACGGATGATATTAACTCCATTGCTGAGCGCATACTCAAGGAAGGGCAAATTCAAATAACTGAGGAGGAGAGGAGGAAGATCATTGAGATGAAGAGGAGGCAGATAATAACATATATCGCCAGGAACGCCGTTGACCCTAAGAGCGGCTCTCCAATACCTGAGCAGAGGATAGAGAACCTCTTCGAGGAGTTAAGGATAGGGGTAGACCCCTTCAGGCCTGTGGAGCAGCAGGCGCTGGAAGCCATTAAGAAAATGGCCACGGTTATTCCCATAAAGATTGCAAGGGCCTTAGTTGAGGTTACTATACCCCCTGAGTTTGCCGGGAGAGCTATAGGTGAGGTTAAGAGGCTAGGTGACGTGAAGAAAACCACGTGGCTTGATGACGGCAGCCTCAAGGTGGAGCTCGAGATACCAGCGGGCATGCAGCTTGAAGTTATAGATAAGATCCAGGGCCTCACGAGAGGACAGGCGCAGATTAACGTGAAGGTGAGCTCGCAGTGA
- the psmA gene encoding archaeal proteasome endopeptidase complex subunit alpha, with protein sequence MAMAAPPSAYDRAITIFSPDGELYQVRYAFEAVRKGWTSLGVLTDSGVILAAEKRKITPLLDLNGIEKIYKVDDHIGVTFAGMGSDGRVLIDYARLVAVRHRLTYGEAPSTEYVVKSVADLKQLYTQHGGVRPFGVALVFGGVDSDGTPRLFRTEPGGQYFSYYAIAIGLGGDAANSYLEKNYKKDLSLDDAIKLAIIALFKGRVASSDEKKEDLANAFDEYVEVAYIDTKERTFNKVGRDVIKEIVKSSRGEMLSS encoded by the coding sequence ATGGCTATGGCCGCGCCTCCGTCTGCCTACGATCGTGCAATCACCATATTTTCTCCCGACGGGGAGCTCTATCAGGTAAGATATGCCTTTGAGGCTGTTAGGAAAGGCTGGACAAGCCTAGGCGTGCTAACAGACAGCGGTGTAATTTTAGCTGCTGAGAAGAGAAAGATAACGCCGCTCCTGGACCTTAATGGTATAGAGAAGATCTATAAGGTCGACGACCACATAGGCGTAACCTTCGCTGGCATGGGCAGTGATGGAAGGGTCCTGATAGACTATGCCAGGCTCGTAGCAGTCAGGCACAGGTTGACGTATGGAGAAGCGCCGAGCACCGAGTACGTAGTTAAGTCCGTGGCCGACCTAAAGCAGCTTTACACACAACATGGCGGCGTTAGGCCCTTCGGCGTTGCGCTAGTATTTGGCGGCGTGGACTCCGACGGAACTCCGAGGCTTTTTAGGACGGAACCGGGAGGTCAGTACTTCAGTTACTACGCTATAGCTATAGGCCTTGGAGGTGACGCCGCCAACAGCTACCTGGAGAAGAACTACAAGAAGGATCTCAGCCTTGACGATGCCATAAAACTGGCTATCATAGCGCTGTTCAAGGGAAGGGTCGCCTCCTCCGACGAGAAGAAGGAGGACTTGGCGAACGCCTTTGATGAATATGTAGAGGTAGCTTATATTGATACTAAGGAAAGGACTTTTAACAAGGTAGGTCGCGACGTTATCAAGGAGATAGTGAAGTCCAGCAGGGGCGAGATGTTATCCTCATAA
- a CDS encoding 50S ribosomal protein L24e yields MPKEMTCAFCGRPIEPGTGKMYVSERGEILWYCSSKCFKSAIKLKRNPRKLKWARPWVLKSLA; encoded by the coding sequence ATGCCTAAGGAAATGACTTGCGCATTCTGCGGTAGGCCCATAGAGCCAGGCACAGGTAAAATGTATGTCAGTGAAAGAGGGGAAATACTCTGGTATTGCAGCAGTAAGTGCTTTAAGAGCGCCATTAAACTAAAGCGTAACCCGAGAAAGCTCAAGTGGGCCAGGCCCTGGGTTCTTAAGTCATTAGCCTAA
- a CDS encoding cation diffusion facilitator family transporter, with translation MDEAKRILMISITAAALASVLNTVGGVAFHSRLLVINGLTCIANLVVIISNAYFYRKELEPEDLDHPFGHAGYSLSASVLTLLVYAFILGLGVDEVLNPSRYSVAGMAWLVPLIVAGLYTVSVITVRRLGEQFVTYSNVTTSEIAESLVALAVLPLAHYVSFEIDRLGAAAMLIYLAYQVITNSKAILYKVTGPAPPRSVSEGLTKDISSMGVKVKDLKLRSVGDNYVAGYVIIEAPPTESVEAAHELADKIEIMALEKYNVKLVVHIEPERA, from the coding sequence ATGGACGAGGCCAAGAGAATATTGATGATATCTATAACAGCTGCCGCTTTAGCTTCCGTGCTTAACACAGTAGGAGGAGTGGCCTTTCACAGCCGGCTGCTTGTTATCAACGGTCTCACCTGCATAGCCAATCTAGTGGTAATCATATCTAATGCCTACTTTTACAGGAAAGAGCTCGAGCCCGAGGACTTAGATCACCCGTTTGGCCACGCTGGTTACTCGCTGAGCGCCTCAGTGCTGACGCTTCTCGTGTACGCCTTCATACTTGGGCTTGGAGTTGACGAGGTGCTTAACCCCTCCCGTTACTCAGTGGCTGGCATGGCCTGGCTGGTGCCGCTAATAGTGGCCGGGCTCTACACGGTCAGCGTTATAACAGTAAGAAGGCTTGGCGAGCAGTTCGTAACATACTCTAATGTGACTACCAGTGAGATAGCTGAGAGCCTTGTGGCTCTGGCTGTCCTGCCGCTGGCCCATTATGTGTCATTTGAAATAGACAGGCTCGGGGCTGCGGCTATGCTAATTTACCTGGCCTACCAGGTAATAACTAACTCAAAAGCCATACTTTACAAGGTTACCGGGCCAGCTCCTCCCAGGAGCGTATCTGAAGGACTTACCAAGGATATAAGCTCCATGGGAGTTAAGGTCAAGGATCTTAAGCTCAGGAGCGTCGGGGACAACTACGTAGCTGGCTATGTGATAATAGAGGCCCCTCCCACGGAAAGCGTGGAAGCAGCACATGAGCTTGCTGATAAGATAGAGATTATGGCCCTGGAAAAATATAACGTCAAACTGGTGGTCCACATTGAGCCTGAGCGGGCCTAA
- a CDS encoding cytochrome ubiquinol oxidase subunit I, whose protein sequence is MMFYSSIFWLAFNFGIHIVMVNLVIGLAVLIPLLNYLGMKHGDQLTVSMARRLMKYYAATYGIAGVFGTAFTVFLFSYYPFATLVIGTVAIVPFAIAIAMVALNFFSLITYWYGWDRWSPRTHNFIGFLMAASALLIPFGFRGVFAFLNKPVGLYFTQSGPSLNVAEAYSNPTFWPLYLSSIVGALTATMIAIMAGFAIAYLKHPDNEKAYFEAALRKFFIPSLVGLLLMVPLMFAYLMSLTGVPYKFNNIMVGFGVTIGGDAAYNFTWIFVLHLALVALQFIALVYIAYAAFRGNLLSRHVAFWSVIGGAAALGTIEAGEMLNAFSQFPRFIASLNATQAASLPKPWGTFIAAYNNLTNYNTLAAASFGQFFTSFMMAIMIVVIIVFIYVVFFKGSSK, encoded by the coding sequence ATGATGTTCTACAGCTCCATATTCTGGCTGGCCTTCAACTTCGGCATACATATAGTTATGGTAAACCTGGTCATAGGCCTTGCTGTCCTGATACCGCTCCTTAATTACCTTGGCATGAAACATGGCGACCAGCTCACGGTAAGCATGGCAAGAAGGCTCATGAAGTACTATGCGGCAACGTACGGCATAGCCGGCGTCTTCGGGACAGCATTTACCGTGTTCCTCTTCTCCTATTACCCGTTCGCCACCTTAGTAATAGGAACCGTGGCCATAGTTCCGTTTGCAATAGCCATAGCTATGGTAGCGCTGAACTTCTTCTCACTCATAACGTACTGGTACGGCTGGGACAGGTGGTCGCCAAGGACTCACAACTTCATAGGCTTCCTAATGGCCGCGTCCGCACTCCTCATACCGTTCGGCTTCAGGGGGGTATTTGCGTTCCTTAACAAGCCGGTGGGCCTTTACTTCACTCAGTCGGGGCCCTCGCTCAACGTCGCTGAGGCCTACTCCAACCCGACGTTCTGGCCGCTTTACCTCTCAAGCATAGTGGGCGCACTGACGGCGACGATGATAGCAATAATGGCTGGCTTTGCTATAGCTTATTTGAAGCACCCGGACAACGAGAAAGCCTATTTTGAGGCCGCGCTGAGAAAGTTCTTCATACCATCGTTGGTAGGCCTCCTGCTTATGGTTCCGCTCATGTTCGCCTACCTTATGTCGCTCACGGGCGTTCCCTACAAGTTCAACAACATAATGGTAGGATTTGGAGTTACTATCGGAGGCGACGCCGCTTATAACTTCACTTGGATATTTGTTTTGCACCTAGCCCTGGTTGCCCTGCAGTTCATAGCTCTCGTATACATAGCTTATGCCGCGTTTAGAGGCAACCTGCTCTCCAGGCATGTGGCCTTCTGGTCCGTCATTGGAGGGGCCGCAGCCCTAGGAACTATAGAGGCCGGCGAGATGCTCAACGCGTTCTCTCAGTTCCCAAGATTTATAGCGTCGCTTAACGCTACACAGGCCGCGTCCCTCCCGAAGCCGTGGGGCACGTTTATAGCGGCTTACAATAACCTTACTAATTATAACACTCTGGCCGCAGCGTCGTTTGGCCAGTTCTTCACAAGCTTTATGATGGCCATAATGATAGTGGTCATAATAGTGTTCATTTATGTAGTCTTCTTTAAGGGTTCTTCTAAATAA
- a CDS encoding cytochrome ubiquinol oxidase subunit I has translation MSGINVWQQLVDYGSWSTRGMSIVGIGIHWGILQYVLGLPFMAFIAELIYFKTKDPDWMRIAKVLVKGTALVFAVGAATGTLVEFGLITVWPRVLTAVGKWLYFPMYAEVFAFIMEVLVIYMLWYGWDKLSPKARLVLTFFAFVGPWYSGAMIVAANAYMQIPTGLIPDYNATTGQWLYAEGYPKLTLVIPNSIASLLNVTTLQSLHVQIMGTTSDGVIAAVPVTIVDRLVYESFAGYTLNQSILKLVLKPSALNDPGLAAVPVLNVVNSIMDSTVRYYNIYLYLFESPDFAPSVMHSIGAGLTVSGFTAMAGFGTRLLSVKDKRYKEYLLKAFKFSVVFSLIVIIYQGLIAGHEMGVAVAHYQPEKFAAFEGLGVPGFTSIAELLHTGPIEKLLAYGTLSAHLPNYGYLMTHYSGWGNLSPTLGVPGTSTYLPPLIVDYAYYAMVVFGIALGVYALILTGYIAFHRADRIPRFWLYLLVPAAVLAQLSSYMGWAAREMGRLPWVVYGMMTLSDTITVNVPPAWGEALFSVFYIVIGAALVYAVYRFLWVPSKREVLDEVTY, from the coding sequence GTGTCCGGCATCAACGTATGGCAACAGCTCGTGGACTACGGCTCGTGGAGCACCAGGGGCATGTCGATCGTCGGCATAGGTATACACTGGGGAATCCTCCAGTATGTCCTAGGTCTCCCGTTCATGGCCTTCATAGCGGAGCTCATATACTTTAAGACAAAGGACCCTGACTGGATGAGGATAGCTAAGGTCCTCGTTAAGGGCACAGCGCTAGTCTTCGCCGTAGGGGCTGCCACGGGCACCCTGGTGGAGTTCGGCCTCATAACCGTGTGGCCCAGGGTCCTCACAGCCGTTGGAAAGTGGCTCTACTTCCCGATGTACGCCGAGGTCTTCGCGTTTATCATGGAGGTCCTGGTCATTTACATGCTGTGGTATGGCTGGGACAAGCTGTCGCCTAAGGCCAGGCTAGTCCTAACCTTCTTCGCGTTTGTGGGTCCATGGTACTCAGGCGCCATGATAGTCGCTGCAAACGCCTACATGCAGATACCCACTGGCTTAATACCTGACTATAATGCAACTACCGGCCAGTGGCTTTACGCCGAGGGCTATCCAAAGCTGACCCTTGTGATACCTAACAGCATAGCGTCGCTGCTGAACGTAACGACTCTCCAGTCACTTCACGTCCAGATAATGGGCACCACCAGCGATGGCGTTATAGCTGCCGTGCCGGTTACTATAGTAGACAGGCTCGTCTACGAGTCGTTTGCGGGCTACACATTAAACCAGAGCATACTAAAGCTTGTGCTGAAGCCGAGCGCCTTAAATGACCCAGGGCTGGCTGCTGTACCGGTGCTCAACGTAGTCAACTCAATAATGGACTCCACTGTAAGGTACTACAACATATACCTGTACCTGTTTGAGAGCCCCGACTTTGCCCCTTCAGTGATGCACTCCATAGGTGCCGGCCTAACGGTATCAGGCTTCACTGCAATGGCCGGCTTCGGGACCAGGCTGCTGAGCGTCAAGGATAAGAGGTATAAGGAGTACCTGCTCAAGGCGTTCAAGTTCTCAGTGGTCTTCTCACTCATAGTGATCATATACCAGGGCCTCATAGCTGGTCACGAGATGGGCGTAGCTGTGGCACATTACCAGCCTGAGAAGTTCGCCGCCTTTGAAGGTCTAGGCGTCCCAGGCTTCACCTCTATAGCTGAGCTGCTCCACACGGGACCCATAGAGAAGCTCCTGGCCTATGGCACCTTAAGCGCGCACCTGCCAAACTATGGCTACCTTATGACGCACTACAGCGGCTGGGGCAACCTCTCGCCAACATTAGGAGTGCCCGGCACTTCGACTTACCTGCCGCCGCTAATAGTAGACTACGCATACTACGCCATGGTAGTTTTTGGCATAGCATTAGGCGTCTACGCTCTGATACTAACTGGTTACATAGCATTCCACAGGGCTGACAGGATACCCAGGTTCTGGCTCTACCTCCTTGTTCCAGCTGCCGTGCTAGCACAGCTCTCAAGCTACATGGGCTGGGCCGCCAGGGAGATGGGAAGACTGCCATGGGTGGTCTACGGCATGATGACGCTGAGCGACACGATTACGGTTAACGTCCCACCGGCCTGGGGCGAGGCCCTCTTCAGCGTATTCTACATAGTTATAGGCGCCGCGCTGGTCTACGCTGTTTACAGGTTCCTCTGGGTGCCCTCCAAGAGGGAGGTCCTTGATGAGGTGACGTATTAA
- the leuS gene encoding leucine--tRNA ligase, which translates to MERLTLITNVRAAERLKSIEDKWQAEWSRAKVYEANVNPSKPKFFVTFPFPYMNGLPHLGSAFTILRVDITARYKRMRGYNVLFPQGWHATGGPIVAAARRLSEGDAKILNELKSMGVSESMIPQFKDPATWVRYFTQEWKKDLMRYGLSIDWRREFFTTSLNPYFSKFVEWQYLKLRDLGYIRKGEHPVVWCPHEKKVVGDHDRPDEYVGIGPVEATIVLFKQVDGDAYLATLTYRPETIFGVTNLWVNPASEYALAEVDGRRVILNEYMAEELADQRHEVKIIGRVSARELIGVKVIVPLTNAVVPVLPATFVVPDEGTGLVMSVPAHAPYDYVALMDLKKMNEDALREYGIDPSEVRSIRVKKIIETPGLKGIPAESIVSKLGAKSQEDRDLLEKATKDLYSREYYMGVMKGEVGSYEGLKVIEARPAIESELVKLGHAIKVYTLPSKVYCRCGARTHVKFVENQWFLTYSDEGWKLRTKKLLSNMNIYPPHLKSDFMQLVDWLKDWACTHQNELGTPLPWDKDWVIESLSDSTIYMAYYTIDYLLQGKVNPEQLKPEFFDYVFLGKGSAEEVSKSTGLPLELIEAARREFTYWYPVDLRISGKDLMQNHLLFFMYHHAAIFDESLWPRGIGINGWVLINGAKMSKSTGNFITLRQMLNEAGADATRIAEVLAGADGGLDDANFTLRDVDTALSDLVDWLDFVKDNYGKGRDERLAIDDWFESTLNSTVKRVTESMEQLKFKTAFTLAFYELQNKFRWYLKRAGTPNRDLLKKYIEYVTLMLAPFAPHTAEEAWHVTGHTTFVVTEKWPEYDERLIRDDVETAERIVEVLLNDIRDIVGLLGAAKSVTVTVATEWKYAVLSDLKRAVDAGKPLKEAVKDVMGKDYGVPRQELSKVLQSVLRSPEVLELLVSRDVELKALAEARDFLSRELGGIEIRIEKEEEGTSPRKSNALPGKPAIYVSK; encoded by the coding sequence GTGGAGCGGTTGACGCTAATAACAAACGTAAGAGCGGCTGAAAGATTAAAGTCTATAGAGGATAAGTGGCAGGCCGAGTGGAGCAGAGCTAAGGTCTATGAAGCTAATGTCAATCCATCAAAGCCTAAGTTCTTCGTCACATTTCCGTTTCCGTACATGAATGGCTTACCTCACCTGGGCAGCGCGTTCACTATACTCAGGGTTGACATAACGGCAAGGTATAAGAGGATGAGGGGCTACAACGTCCTCTTTCCTCAGGGCTGGCATGCCACGGGAGGTCCAATAGTAGCCGCCGCTCGCAGGCTCAGCGAAGGCGACGCGAAGATACTGAATGAGCTTAAGTCCATGGGAGTGTCCGAATCCATGATACCGCAGTTTAAGGACCCCGCAACGTGGGTCAGGTACTTCACTCAGGAGTGGAAGAAGGACCTCATGAGGTATGGTCTTAGCATAGATTGGAGGAGGGAGTTCTTCACTACAAGTCTTAACCCTTACTTCAGCAAGTTCGTCGAGTGGCAGTACCTTAAGCTGCGAGACCTGGGCTATATAAGGAAGGGGGAGCACCCCGTAGTCTGGTGTCCCCACGAGAAGAAAGTCGTAGGCGACCACGATAGGCCTGATGAGTATGTAGGCATAGGTCCTGTTGAGGCTACCATAGTGCTGTTCAAGCAGGTGGACGGCGACGCCTACTTAGCCACCCTAACATACAGGCCTGAGACCATATTTGGCGTGACTAACCTGTGGGTTAATCCTGCCTCTGAATATGCGCTGGCAGAGGTCGACGGAAGGAGAGTTATACTCAACGAGTATATGGCTGAGGAGCTGGCGGATCAGAGGCACGAGGTTAAGATTATAGGTAGGGTTTCCGCCCGCGAGCTCATAGGAGTCAAAGTCATAGTGCCCTTGACAAACGCAGTGGTGCCTGTCCTGCCGGCCACATTTGTCGTGCCAGACGAGGGCACTGGACTCGTCATGAGCGTTCCGGCACACGCCCCCTATGACTACGTCGCACTGATGGACCTAAAGAAGATGAACGAGGACGCGTTAAGAGAGTATGGCATAGACCCATCAGAAGTTCGCTCAATAAGGGTCAAGAAGATAATAGAGACGCCTGGGCTTAAGGGGATACCAGCAGAGAGCATAGTATCTAAGCTTGGCGCTAAGAGCCAAGAGGACAGGGACCTTCTCGAGAAGGCAACTAAGGACCTCTACTCAAGGGAGTACTACATGGGTGTAATGAAAGGCGAGGTGGGAAGCTACGAGGGACTTAAAGTTATAGAGGCCAGGCCAGCCATAGAGAGCGAGCTCGTTAAACTAGGCCACGCGATCAAGGTCTACACCCTTCCCTCTAAGGTCTACTGCAGGTGCGGCGCCAGGACCCACGTTAAGTTCGTCGAGAACCAGTGGTTCCTCACCTACAGTGACGAGGGGTGGAAGCTGAGGACTAAGAAGCTGCTCTCTAACATGAACATCTACCCTCCGCACCTTAAGTCAGACTTCATGCAGCTCGTCGACTGGCTCAAGGACTGGGCGTGCACTCATCAGAACGAGCTGGGCACGCCGCTGCCTTGGGATAAGGACTGGGTCATAGAGAGCCTCAGCGACTCTACAATATACATGGCCTACTACACCATAGACTATTTGCTGCAGGGCAAGGTAAACCCTGAACAGCTTAAGCCTGAGTTCTTCGACTACGTATTCCTTGGCAAGGGATCAGCCGAGGAAGTATCAAAGTCCACGGGGCTGCCCCTGGAGCTCATAGAGGCAGCGAGGAGGGAGTTCACCTACTGGTACCCGGTAGACCTTAGGATAAGCGGCAAGGACCTGATGCAGAACCATCTGCTGTTCTTCATGTACCATCATGCAGCAATATTTGATGAGAGCCTCTGGCCCCGCGGCATAGGAATAAACGGCTGGGTTCTGATAAACGGCGCCAAGATGAGCAAGTCAACTGGGAATTTTATAACACTACGTCAAATGCTCAATGAGGCTGGGGCTGACGCCACGCGCATTGCAGAGGTGTTAGCTGGCGCGGACGGCGGACTGGATGACGCTAACTTCACCTTGCGTGACGTGGACACCGCGCTCTCAGACCTAGTTGATTGGCTTGACTTCGTCAAGGATAACTACGGGAAGGGCAGGGATGAGAGGTTAGCTATAGACGACTGGTTTGAGAGCACGCTGAACTCGACCGTTAAGAGGGTAACTGAGAGCATGGAGCAGCTGAAGTTCAAGACCGCCTTTACTTTGGCCTTCTACGAGCTGCAGAACAAGTTCAGGTGGTACCTTAAGAGGGCTGGGACGCCTAACAGGGACCTGCTGAAGAAGTACATCGAATACGTTACCTTGATGCTGGCCCCATTCGCCCCTCACACAGCTGAGGAGGCTTGGCATGTTACAGGCCACACCACATTTGTCGTCACGGAAAAGTGGCCTGAATACGATGAGAGGCTGATAAGGGATGACGTTGAAACAGCGGAGAGGATAGTAGAGGTTCTGTTAAATGATATAAGGGACATCGTAGGCCTCCTAGGTGCAGCCAAGAGCGTCACAGTTACCGTGGCGACGGAGTGGAAGTACGCAGTTCTCAGCGACCTCAAGAGGGCAGTGGACGCTGGCAAACCATTAAAGGAAGCCGTTAAAGATGTCATGGGGAAAGATTATGGCGTGCCCCGCCAGGAGCTGTCAAAAGTGTTGCAGAGCGTGCTCAGAAGCCCAGAGGTGCTAGAGTTGCTGGTCTCAAGGGACGTGGAGCTTAAAGCCCTGGCCGAGGCCAGGGACTTCCTTTCAAGGGAGCTAGGGGGGATTGAAATAAGAATTGAGAAGGAGGAAGAGGGCACCTCACCGAGGAAAAGCAACGCCCTGCCAGGTAAGCCAGCCATATATGTTTCTAAGTGA
- a CDS encoding HD domain-containing protein, with translation MRLPDVIVALNSLSRTGWMLRGVPSSLAESVSQHSFASALIAAEVASSAGLDPFKAAFIALVHDIGESVIGDISRSADIKEEKEAAERRAIEGLEISSLIKASAIEYSEGKTPEAQAAKVGDLVSTMLQGRYYEALGFKVSDIVTSSCKEAKDAIAKLSNGSKILETLSRNGIELNC, from the coding sequence ATGAGACTGCCCGATGTAATAGTAGCCCTGAACTCGCTCTCAAGGACCGGCTGGATGTTAAGGGGGGTCCCATCTTCATTGGCTGAAAGCGTCTCTCAGCACTCGTTCGCCTCAGCGCTCATAGCGGCGGAAGTGGCCTCTTCAGCGGGCCTCGACCCCTTTAAGGCGGCGTTCATAGCGTTAGTTCATGACATAGGCGAATCGGTTATAGGCGATATATCAAGGAGTGCAGACATTAAGGAGGAAAAGGAGGCAGCCGAAAGGAGAGCCATAGAAGGCCTAGAGATCAGCAGCCTTATAAAAGCCTCTGCCATAGAATACTCGGAAGGAAAGACCCCTGAGGCCCAGGCGGCTAAGGTGGGGGACCTGGTCTCAACTATGCTTCAGGGTCGCTACTATGAAGCCCTTGGCTTTAAGGTATCCGACATAGTTACTTCTTCATGTAAAGAAGCTAAAGACGCAATAGCTAAGCTGTCTAACGGTTCGAAGATCTTGGAAACCCTTAGCCGCAACGGCATTGAGCTAAACTGCTGA